Genomic window (Cyanobacteria bacterium GSL.Bin1):
ACATGATGGTGTCACATTCGAGCAAGCTGCACAAGCCTTCTTTGATCCAATGCTGGTGGTTGTTGATGCTAGTCGTAACAATGAACCGCGAGAGGCGATCATTGGTTTAGATGAACAATGGAATTGTCTGTACGTCGTTTACATTGAGCTTGAGAATGACATGATTCGGATAATTTCCGCCCGTAAAGCAACCCGCAAGGAACGTGAGTTTTATGAAAATTGAAACCTTAAAAAAACGACTTGACAAAAACCGACCGATGACGACTGTTACCATGCGTCTCCCTGAAGATGTGGTGGAAGATTTGAAGCGAGTCGCGCCTTTGCTGGGGTTTTCAGGTTATCAACCTCTGGCTCGTGCTTACATTGGTCAAGGGTTGCGTGCTGACTTGGAACGTTTGGAGAATGATACGGTTTCGGCTTTGGTTGAAAGTTTGAAACGTCATGGGGTCAGTGATGAGGTTCTTCAAGAAGCATTGAGTGAAGTAATACACGATTAGTTTAAATTGATGGTTGTTCTTAGATTCCAAAAGGGTGTTGGTGACAACC
Coding sequences:
- a CDS encoding BrnT family toxin, with translation MDVFFKFNGITFVWNEEKARSNPQKHDGVTFEQAAQAFFDPMLVVVDASRNNEPREAIIGLDEQWNCLYVVYIELENDMIRIISARKATRKEREFYEN